A genomic stretch from Catenulispora sp. GP43 includes:
- a CDS encoding Pls/PosA family non-ribosomal peptide synthetase yields MQPTQDTVTTMPLGHLLPASPAFATDTAHAVWPVAGAAPARTLVDVLDATASLHPEAPALEAAGSALTYRALRGAVAALADTLRGRGIGPGDKVGVRVPSGTLDLYVAILAVLVAGAAYVPVDVDDPDERADMIWQDASVCAVLGEGRSIRPGPGTPGRRPGPPALSDDAWVIFTSGTTGRPKGVAVSHRSAAAFVDAEARLFLRERPLGPGDRVLAGLSVAFDASCEEMWLAWRHGACLVPAPRSLVKAGTDLGPWLVERGITVVSTVPTLVALWPAEALERVRLLIVGGESCPPELVERLAVPGREFWNTYGPTEATVVACASLMRAGSPVRIGTPLDGWELAVVDAQGRPVPWGQTGELLISGVGTARYLDPAKDAEKFAPHPALGSPRVYRTGDLVRAEREGLIFVGRADEQVKIGGRRIELGEVDAALQALPGVRAAAAAVKDSPAGGQVLVGYLVVDGPAPQPGAIPHQRSADSGAPSTFDKNAARELLLQRLPPALVPVLALVDDLPTRTSGKVDRKALPWPLPGQDAGAAGSAAGLGGTAGWIAEQWQRLLGVPAEADSDFFGLGGSSLTAARLVGEMRDRFPGFTVKDLYQHPKLPELARFLDASDRAGGQGGKPRVRHRRVHLTPATAGLYQAVVLAVLFVVTAIPWVLGIAAMDDIIGPVKWAPHTSWWLIVGGWLALGSAPARVVISGLGARVFTHNLQPGSYHRGGWTHLRLWTAERLVGAFSLAGVAGTPMASHYARILGCRVGRDVQLHSLPPVTGMAAYGDGAVLEPEVDCAGWWIEGDLLHVGGIRVGPHASVGTRSMLMPGADIGAGAEVTSGSCVSGTVPEGERWHGTPARRDENAPTFKWPPPQYRQSRIWTPAYMITLPMMQLLPLFAAAPALVALYLWRGAHPEPGALADLILLSSVPFTIVTVVCYMLLTAVVVRILSRKIVPGVYSAHGRVAWNVWVVHRLMETSRVALFPLYASLATPVWLRMLGARIGRRVEASTVLALPSLMAVDDHAFLADDTLIAPFEIRGGWLRLGPAHVGKRAFVGNSGMVGPFRRVADESLIGVHSDTPPRTSPGDSWLGRPAFTVQRQVEGGENTARTYDPPFRLVAARAFVELCRWLPLFLTVLLADLAVIGVQAAYDKLGLYGALPAAMGLLLATGVVACLLTTLAKWVLVGRFRVGQRPLWSSFVWRNELFDTFIEELGMPWLGASLIGTPFMNMWMRSLGARIGKGVWCESHWLPETDLVTLGDGATVNRGVVLQTHLFQDRLMRMDTVRLGRGATLGPHAIALPGTQLDDAAVAGPYSLVMRGDRLRAGTRWHGNPVAHWDSED; encoded by the coding sequence ATGCAACCCACCCAGGACACGGTCACCACCATGCCCCTCGGGCACCTCCTGCCGGCTTCACCAGCCTTCGCGACCGATACAGCCCATGCGGTCTGGCCGGTGGCGGGAGCCGCGCCGGCGCGGACCCTGGTCGACGTCCTCGATGCGACGGCATCCCTTCACCCCGAAGCGCCGGCTCTGGAAGCGGCGGGCTCGGCGCTGACCTACCGCGCGCTGCGCGGCGCGGTCGCGGCGCTGGCCGACACACTGCGCGGGCGCGGCATCGGGCCCGGCGACAAGGTCGGCGTGCGCGTTCCGTCCGGGACCCTCGACCTGTATGTGGCGATCCTGGCCGTGCTGGTCGCCGGGGCCGCCTATGTGCCGGTCGACGTCGACGACCCGGACGAGCGCGCGGACATGATCTGGCAGGACGCCTCGGTGTGCGCGGTGCTCGGCGAGGGCCGCTCGATCCGTCCCGGGCCCGGGACGCCCGGGCGCCGGCCGGGGCCGCCGGCGCTGAGCGACGACGCGTGGGTGATCTTCACCTCGGGGACGACCGGGCGGCCCAAGGGCGTCGCGGTCTCGCACCGTTCGGCCGCCGCGTTCGTGGACGCCGAGGCGCGGCTGTTCCTGCGCGAGCGTCCGCTGGGTCCCGGCGACCGGGTGCTGGCCGGGCTGTCGGTCGCCTTCGACGCCTCGTGCGAGGAGATGTGGCTGGCCTGGCGGCACGGCGCGTGCCTGGTCCCGGCGCCGCGTTCGCTGGTGAAGGCCGGCACCGACCTGGGGCCGTGGCTCGTCGAGCGCGGCATCACCGTGGTCTCCACGGTGCCCACGCTGGTGGCGCTGTGGCCCGCCGAGGCCCTGGAGCGGGTCCGGCTGCTGATCGTCGGCGGCGAGTCGTGCCCGCCGGAGCTGGTCGAGCGGCTGGCGGTGCCGGGCCGGGAGTTCTGGAACACGTACGGCCCGACCGAGGCCACGGTCGTGGCCTGCGCCTCGCTGATGCGCGCCGGGTCGCCGGTGCGGATCGGGACGCCGCTGGACGGCTGGGAGCTGGCCGTGGTCGACGCCCAGGGCCGGCCGGTGCCGTGGGGCCAGACCGGCGAGCTGCTGATCAGCGGTGTCGGCACCGCACGCTACCTGGACCCGGCCAAGGACGCCGAGAAGTTCGCGCCGCACCCGGCCCTGGGCAGCCCGCGCGTCTACCGCACCGGCGACCTGGTTCGCGCCGAGCGCGAAGGGCTGATCTTCGTCGGCCGGGCCGACGAGCAGGTGAAGATCGGCGGCCGGCGGATCGAGCTCGGCGAGGTGGACGCGGCGCTGCAGGCGCTGCCCGGGGTGCGCGCGGCCGCCGCGGCGGTCAAGGACAGCCCGGCCGGCGGGCAGGTGCTTGTCGGCTACCTCGTCGTCGACGGCCCGGCGCCGCAGCCGGGCGCGATCCCGCACCAGCGCTCCGCTGACAGCGGTGCCCCAAGCACCTTCGACAAGAACGCGGCGCGCGAGCTGCTGCTCCAGCGCCTCCCTCCGGCACTGGTCCCGGTGCTGGCCCTGGTCGACGACCTCCCGACCCGCACCTCCGGCAAGGTCGACCGCAAGGCTCTGCCCTGGCCGCTGCCAGGCCAGGACGCCGGCGCGGCCGGATCGGCCGCGGGCCTGGGCGGCACCGCGGGCTGGATAGCCGAACAGTGGCAACGGCTACTGGGCGTCCCGGCCGAGGCCGACAGCGACTTCTTCGGCCTGGGCGGCAGCAGTCTCACCGCGGCGCGGCTGGTCGGCGAGATGCGCGACCGGTTCCCCGGGTTCACCGTCAAGGACCTGTATCAGCACCCGAAGCTGCCGGAGCTGGCGCGGTTCCTGGACGCCTCGGACCGAGCCGGCGGCCAGGGCGGCAAGCCGCGGGTGCGGCACCGCCGCGTGCACCTGACGCCCGCCACCGCCGGGCTCTACCAGGCTGTGGTGCTGGCGGTCCTGTTCGTCGTCACGGCCATACCGTGGGTGCTCGGGATCGCCGCGATGGACGACATCATCGGCCCGGTGAAGTGGGCCCCGCACACCTCCTGGTGGCTGATCGTCGGCGGCTGGCTGGCCCTGGGCAGCGCCCCGGCGCGGGTGGTGATCAGCGGTCTGGGCGCGCGGGTGTTCACGCACAACCTGCAGCCCGGCTCCTACCACCGCGGCGGCTGGACGCACCTGCGGCTGTGGACCGCCGAGCGGCTGGTCGGCGCGTTCAGCCTGGCCGGGGTCGCCGGCACCCCGATGGCGTCCCACTACGCGCGGATACTGGGGTGCCGGGTCGGGCGCGACGTCCAGTTGCACTCGCTGCCGCCGGTGACCGGCATGGCCGCGTACGGGGACGGCGCGGTCCTGGAGCCCGAGGTGGACTGCGCGGGCTGGTGGATCGAGGGCGACCTGCTGCACGTCGGCGGCATCCGGGTCGGTCCGCACGCCTCGGTCGGGACCCGGTCGATGCTGATGCCCGGCGCGGACATCGGCGCCGGCGCGGAGGTCACGTCCGGCAGCTGCGTGTCCGGCACCGTCCCGGAAGGCGAGCGCTGGCACGGCACCCCGGCGCGGCGCGACGAGAACGCGCCGACGTTCAAGTGGCCGCCGCCGCAGTACCGCCAGTCCCGGATCTGGACCCCGGCCTACATGATCACGCTGCCGATGATGCAGCTGCTGCCCTTGTTCGCGGCGGCGCCGGCCCTGGTGGCGCTCTACCTGTGGCGCGGAGCGCATCCCGAGCCCGGCGCGCTGGCCGATCTGATACTGCTGTCGTCGGTGCCGTTCACCATAGTCACCGTGGTCTGCTACATGCTGCTGACCGCCGTGGTGGTGCGGATACTGTCGCGCAAGATCGTGCCGGGGGTGTACTCCGCGCACGGCCGCGTCGCGTGGAACGTGTGGGTGGTGCACCGGCTGATGGAGACCTCGCGGGTCGCGCTGTTCCCGCTCTACGCCAGCCTGGCCACGCCGGTGTGGCTGCGGATGCTGGGCGCGCGGATCGGGCGGCGCGTGGAGGCCTCGACGGTGCTGGCGCTGCCCAGCCTGATGGCGGTCGACGACCACGCGTTCCTGGCCGACGACACGCTGATCGCGCCGTTCGAGATCCGCGGCGGCTGGCTGCGGCTGGGACCGGCGCATGTCGGGAAGCGGGCGTTCGTCGGCAACTCCGGCATGGTCGGGCCGTTCCGGCGGGTCGCCGACGAGTCGCTGATCGGCGTGCACTCCGACACCCCGCCGCGCACCTCCCCCGGCGACTCGTGGCTGGGCCGGCCGGCGTTCACCGTGCAGCGGCAGGTGGAGGGCGGGGAGAACACGGCGCGGACCTACGACCCGCCGTTCCGGCTGGTGGCGGCGCGCGCCTTCGTGGAGCTGTGCCGCTGGCTGCCGTTGTTCCTGACGGTCCTGCTGGCGGACCTGGCGGTGATAGGGGTGCAGGCCGCGTACGACAAGCTCGGACTCTACGGCGCGCTGCCGGCCGCGATGGGGCTGCTGCTGGCCACCGGCGTGGTCGCCTGCCTGCTGACGACGCTGGCCAAGTGGGTACTCGTCGGCCGGTTCCGGGTCGGGCAGAGGCCGCTGTGGAGCTCGTTCGTGTGGCGCAACGAGCTGTTCGACACGTTCATCGAGGAGCTGGGGATGCCCTGGCTCGGGGCGTCGCTGATCGGGACGCCGTTCATGAACATGTGGATGCGCAGCCTGGGGGCCCGGATCGGGAAGGGTGTGTGGTGCGAGAGCCACTGGCTGCCCGAGACGGACCTGGTGACGTTGGGCGACGGCGCGACCGTCAACCGCGGCGTGGTGTTGCAGACGCACCTGTTCCAGGACCGTCTGATGCGGATGGACACGGTACGGCTGGGACGCGGCGCGACCCTCGGACCGCACGCCATCGCGCTGCCGGGCACGCAGCTCGACGACGCGGCGGTCGCCGGACCGTACTCACTGGTGATGCGCGGCGACCGGCTGCGTGCCGGGACCCGGTGGCACGGGAACCCCGTGGCGCACTGGGATTCCGAGGACTAG
- a CDS encoding copper resistance CopC/CopD family protein, whose protein sequence is MSLKQSLGRRILTVCAAAFAALVVVAGPASAHAELVGSTPSQGSVVASEPAQMTLRFSEEIVLRLSAVKVIGPDGRRLDAGSLDAGSPHAGPSGADSMAVDLAADARHGTFVVVWQVTAADDGHASSGTVMFAVGAASTPASVAGLGHNRLTSAVYDAGQWLGFAGLAMIGGVAGLHSFRQRKQDEDAAGDPPTTNRPAPEASAPTWPAAFGWSLLLIGTLIQVLAYAPAARGLPLTHLLDRSLWSVTLATREGHAFMARLVLLAVAAVVGDAVLRRATGPGLPLAFTVAVAATWGATGHAATGGGAPVAMVALTLHVAAMAVWVGGLFVVAVLLAGRGAAVGTAVASAVRRFSRLALASVALLVATGLYQAWREVGSVSGLMDTTYGRLLLAKVAVLLCVLGVARGSRGIVATWREAGGSEGALRRNVTVELAGASVLLLLAVLLGGNAPAR, encoded by the coding sequence ATGTCACTGAAGCAGTCGCTGGGACGGCGGATTCTCACGGTGTGCGCGGCGGCTTTCGCGGCACTGGTCGTGGTGGCGGGGCCGGCTTCGGCACACGCGGAGTTGGTGGGGTCGACGCCTTCGCAGGGTTCTGTTGTCGCGAGCGAACCGGCGCAGATGACGCTGCGGTTCTCGGAGGAGATCGTGCTGCGGCTCAGCGCGGTGAAGGTGATCGGCCCGGACGGCCGCCGCCTGGACGCCGGGAGCCTGGACGCCGGGAGCCCGCACGCCGGCCCGTCCGGCGCCGACAGTATGGCGGTGGACTTGGCAGCCGACGCGCGGCACGGCACGTTCGTGGTGGTGTGGCAGGTGACGGCGGCCGACGACGGGCACGCCAGTTCCGGCACGGTCATGTTCGCGGTCGGCGCGGCGAGCACGCCGGCGAGTGTCGCGGGGCTCGGGCACAACCGGCTGACGAGCGCGGTCTACGACGCCGGGCAGTGGCTCGGGTTCGCCGGGCTGGCGATGATCGGCGGAGTTGCGGGGCTGCATTCGTTTCGGCAGCGGAAGCAGGACGAAGATGCGGCTGGGGACCCGCCCACCACAAACCGTCCCGCTCCTGAAGCCTCGGCCCCCACATGGCCGGCAGCATTCGGCTGGTCCCTCCTGCTCATCGGAACCCTGATCCAGGTCCTCGCCTACGCACCGGCGGCGCGCGGTCTGCCGCTCACGCATCTGCTGGACCGGTCGCTCTGGTCCGTGACACTCGCGACCCGCGAGGGCCACGCGTTCATGGCACGCCTGGTCCTGCTGGCGGTGGCGGCGGTGGTCGGGGACGCGGTGCTGCGCCGTGCCACGGGGCCGGGGCTGCCGTTGGCGTTCACCGTCGCGGTGGCGGCGACGTGGGGGGCGACCGGGCATGCGGCCACCGGCGGCGGGGCACCGGTGGCGATGGTCGCGTTGACGCTGCATGTCGCCGCGATGGCGGTGTGGGTCGGCGGGTTGTTCGTGGTGGCGGTGTTGTTGGCCGGCCGGGGTGCGGCGGTGGGTACGGCTGTGGCCTCGGCGGTGCGGCGATTCTCGCGGCTGGCGCTGGCCTCGGTCGCGCTGTTGGTGGCCACCGGGCTGTATCAGGCGTGGCGGGAAGTGGGCAGTGTCAGTGGCCTGATGGACACCACCTATGGCCGCCTCCTCCTGGCGAAAGTCGCGGTTCTGCTGTGTGTGCTCGGTGTCGCCCGGGGCTCGCGCGGGATCGTCGCGACGTGGCGCGAGGCCGGCGGGAGCGAGGGTGCGCTGCGGCGGAACGTCACGGTGGAGTTGGCGGGCGCGTCGGTGCTGCTGCTCTTGGCCGTGCTGTTGGGTGGGAACGCGCCCGCGCGGTAG
- a CDS encoding zinc-binding alcohol dehydrogenase family protein, giving the protein MNPLPATMSAYAFSSNGGPEVFEKIDLPLPVLADRRVLIEVAFAGVNFAEVQHRRGEFGAPDGPGGYDVPGLEVSGRVAAVGDGVAGLRVGERVAAYLPSFGGYAQYALTSADFVRPVGALPLEVAAGVPCVYPTAYGLVSDVGRLRAGDSVLIHSASGGVGGAAARIARAAGARHVFGTVGSPAKQPPGYDAIFPRDGFADQVLAATEGRGVDLVLDPIGGPVRKASLEVLAPFGRVVMFGDQGLHGDWSEDLWQLWKTTKSVGGFNIGDVARRAPATIGGHLETALAALASGELPYEAPSLVPIAQVAEVHRAFEAGERSGKTVLRMQ; this is encoded by the coding sequence ATGAACCCCTTGCCGGCGACGATGAGCGCCTACGCCTTCAGCTCCAACGGCGGCCCCGAGGTCTTCGAAAAGATCGACCTGCCGCTTCCGGTCCTGGCCGATCGCCGTGTCCTGATCGAGGTCGCCTTCGCCGGCGTCAACTTCGCCGAGGTGCAGCACCGGCGCGGCGAGTTCGGCGCGCCGGACGGCCCCGGCGGCTACGACGTGCCGGGGCTGGAGGTGTCCGGGCGGGTCGCCGCGGTCGGCGACGGCGTGGCCGGGCTGCGGGTGGGGGAGCGGGTCGCCGCGTATCTGCCGTCGTTCGGCGGGTACGCGCAGTACGCCCTCACCTCCGCCGACTTCGTCCGGCCGGTCGGCGCGCTGCCGCTGGAGGTGGCAGCCGGCGTGCCCTGCGTCTACCCGACCGCGTACGGGCTCGTCTCCGACGTCGGACGGCTGCGCGCGGGAGACAGTGTTCTGATCCACTCAGCCTCCGGCGGCGTCGGCGGAGCGGCGGCACGCATCGCGCGGGCCGCCGGCGCCCGCCACGTCTTCGGCACCGTCGGCTCCCCGGCGAAGCAGCCGCCCGGCTACGACGCGATCTTCCCCCGCGACGGCTTCGCCGACCAGGTCCTCGCCGCCACCGAGGGCCGCGGCGTGGACCTGGTCCTGGACCCCATCGGCGGGCCGGTGCGCAAGGCCAGCCTGGAGGTGCTGGCGCCGTTCGGCCGCGTGGTGATGTTCGGCGACCAGGGCCTGCACGGCGACTGGAGCGAGGACCTGTGGCAGCTGTGGAAGACCACGAAGTCGGTCGGCGGCTTCAACATCGGGGACGTGGCGCGCCGCGCCCCGGCCACGATCGGCGGGCACCTGGAGACGGCGCTCGCCGCACTGGCATCGGGGGAGCTGCCGTACGAGGCGCCGAGCCTGGTGCCGATCGCGCAGGTGGCCGAGGTGCACCGGGCGTTCGAGGCGGGGGAGCGGTCGGGGAAGACGGTGCTGCGGATGCAGTGA
- a CDS encoding class I SAM-dependent methyltransferase, protein MSGEFPSEQWRARLGTLRQVVRQELVTRQVAAHVPDQPALRVLDIGCGQGTQALLLAQRGHSVTGLDSSEQLLDHFRGVLADEPEDVRARVHLVRGDAVALAELFGPDAFDVVLCHGVLMYFADPAPLLDAIAHVVAPGGLVSLLVRNGDALAMRPGLLGDWETANAAFEGTGYHNRIGVDARADRLEELTAELERRELAVSQWYGVRVFTDPVASDAELPDEAMLQAVFSAEERAGRTDPYRHVAALLHVIATRE, encoded by the coding sequence ATGAGCGGGGAGTTTCCGTCCGAACAGTGGCGCGCGCGTTTAGGAACGCTCCGGCAGGTGGTGCGCCAGGAACTGGTGACCCGCCAGGTCGCCGCGCATGTGCCGGATCAGCCGGCCCTCCGGGTGCTGGATATCGGTTGCGGACAAGGGACTCAGGCGCTGTTGTTGGCACAGCGTGGTCATTCGGTTACTGGACTGGACTCGTCGGAGCAGCTGCTCGACCACTTCCGCGGCGTCCTGGCCGACGAACCCGAGGACGTCCGCGCGCGCGTGCACTTGGTGCGCGGCGACGCGGTGGCGCTGGCGGAGCTGTTCGGGCCGGACGCCTTCGACGTGGTGCTGTGCCATGGCGTGCTGATGTACTTCGCGGATCCGGCACCGCTGCTGGACGCGATCGCCCACGTGGTGGCGCCCGGCGGGCTGGTGTCCTTGCTGGTGCGCAACGGCGACGCGCTCGCGATGCGCCCCGGGCTGCTCGGCGATTGGGAGACGGCGAACGCCGCCTTCGAGGGCACCGGCTATCACAACCGCATCGGCGTGGACGCGCGTGCGGACCGTCTGGAGGAGCTCACCGCGGAGCTGGAGCGGCGAGAGCTGGCGGTGTCGCAGTGGTACGGGGTCCGCGTCTTCACCGACCCGGTCGCCTCAGACGCGGAACTGCCCGACGAGGCCATGCTGCAGGCGGTGTTCAGCGCCGAGGAACGAGCCGGCCGCACCGATCCGTACCGCCACGTCGCAGCGCTTTTGCACGTCATCGCCACCCGGGAATGA